The following proteins are co-located in the Maridesulfovibrio sp. genome:
- a CDS encoding penicillin-binding transpeptidase domain-containing protein, with protein MAKRKKESLKSSRTKLLFVMVLFALVWTGLLGRAAWLQLFKGADLSRMVSRQHLAAELERGERGSIFDRNGNLLATSVEASSVYIRPVKVTDVDGTAYKLSKILGISQAKLRKKLSRKSNFIWIKRQINDRIAQKIEQAKLPGVYLTTEYIRLYPNNYLAGQLLGFSGIDGNGLEGLEKEFNDRLAGRKAQFVVQRDASGRRLYLDAMGREMDVRGKDIHLTIDSHLQSVTENALAEAVKKYNGKWGSAIVVEVASGDILSIANFPLFNPNIFRTSSPNIWRNRAALDVHEPGSTFKPFLMAAALEHKVVTPEKLFDCENGRWKINGKYIKDTHKEGWLPVHKILRYSSNIGCAKIGLELGVQNYHKFITDLGFGQKTGLPIPGDRMGLIRPAAKWNEIDLAAGSFGQGVGVTTVQMAKAYLTIANKGIEKPLRLVQYPRSDQDDQPKRIFSAEVAEKVLAMMREVVQDDGTGRKARISGTTVAGKTGTAQKAHRKGGYGTEYIASFVALVPGYNPDYIVYMMVDDPKPNHYGSTVAAPAVKEIMTQTLAYYGKLPEHRKPTPVMAAGQTFTAMPKKALRATPAKITASGENVPDLKGMPIRRAIEILVQKGFVPTLKGQGMTVTKQLPAAGAKWPEDEKAEMVLWVS; from the coding sequence ATGGCTAAAAGGAAAAAAGAAAGCCTGAAGTCGAGCAGAACCAAGCTGCTCTTCGTCATGGTCCTTTTCGCCCTTGTCTGGACAGGTCTCTTGGGCAGGGCGGCATGGCTGCAGCTGTTCAAGGGGGCTGATCTGTCACGCATGGTCTCCCGCCAGCATCTTGCTGCGGAACTTGAACGCGGAGAACGCGGTTCAATTTTTGACCGCAACGGCAACCTGCTGGCAACCAGCGTTGAAGCTTCATCCGTATATATCCGCCCGGTAAAAGTTACCGATGTGGACGGCACGGCCTACAAGCTTTCAAAAATCCTCGGCATCTCACAGGCGAAGCTGAGGAAAAAACTGTCCCGTAAGTCGAACTTCATCTGGATCAAGCGGCAGATCAATGACCGCATTGCCCAGAAGATCGAACAGGCCAAACTCCCCGGTGTATACCTGACCACAGAATACATCAGGCTGTATCCCAACAACTACCTTGCAGGGCAACTGCTGGGTTTTTCCGGGATTGACGGCAACGGGCTTGAAGGACTTGAAAAGGAATTTAATGACCGCCTTGCAGGACGCAAGGCGCAATTTGTTGTGCAGCGCGATGCATCCGGCCGCAGGCTCTACCTTGATGCCATGGGCCGTGAAATGGATGTGCGCGGCAAAGATATCCACTTGACCATTGATTCCCACCTGCAGTCAGTCACTGAAAATGCTCTGGCTGAAGCAGTAAAGAAATACAACGGCAAGTGGGGGTCAGCCATAGTTGTTGAAGTAGCATCCGGTGATATTCTGTCTATCGCCAACTTCCCGCTCTTCAACCCCAATATTTTCCGCACCAGTTCCCCCAATATCTGGAGGAACCGTGCGGCGCTTGACGTTCATGAACCAGGTTCAACCTTCAAGCCCTTCCTTATGGCTGCGGCACTTGAGCACAAGGTTGTAACTCCGGAAAAGCTCTTTGACTGTGAGAACGGCCGCTGGAAAATCAACGGTAAGTACATCAAGGACACCCATAAAGAAGGGTGGCTCCCGGTGCACAAAATCCTGAGATACTCCAGCAATATCGGCTGCGCCAAGATCGGACTGGAACTGGGAGTACAGAACTACCATAAGTTCATTACCGACCTCGGATTCGGTCAGAAAACAGGCCTGCCGATTCCCGGTGACCGCATGGGGCTGATCCGCCCGGCCGCTAAATGGAATGAAATAGACTTGGCTGCCGGTTCATTCGGGCAGGGTGTCGGTGTTACCACCGTGCAGATGGCAAAAGCTTATCTGACCATTGCCAACAAAGGTATTGAAAAACCGCTCCGATTGGTGCAATACCCCCGCTCCGATCAGGATGATCAGCCCAAACGCATATTCAGTGCGGAAGTGGCTGAAAAAGTGCTCGCAATGATGCGCGAAGTAGTACAGGACGACGGAACCGGACGTAAGGCCAGAATCAGCGGAACCACCGTTGCGGGAAAAACAGGAACTGCGCAGAAAGCTCACAGGAAAGGCGGCTACGGAACAGAATACATAGCCTCCTTTGTGGCACTGGTGCCGGGGTACAACCCCGATTACATCGTCTACATGATGGTCGACGATCCGAAACCGAACCACTACGGCAGCACCGTTGCTGCCCCGGCAGTAAAAGAGATTATGACTCAAACACTTGCCTATTACGGCAAGCTGCCTGAGCACCGGAAGCCCACTCCTGTAATGGCCGCCGGACAGACATTTACTGCAATGCCTAAAAAGGCGTTGCGTGCCACCCCGGCAAAAATAACCGCTTCCGGGGAGAATGTACCTGATTTGAAGGGAATGCCCATTCGCAGGGCAATTGAAATATTGGTCCAGAAAGGATTTGTCCCCACACTGAAAGGACAGGGGATGACAGTAACCAAACAGCTGCCCGCCGCTGGTGCCAAATGGCCAGAGGATGAGAAAGCTGAAATGGTGCTCTGGGTTTCTTAG
- a CDS encoding UDP-N-acetylmuramoyl-L-alanyl-D-glutamate--2,6-diaminopimelate ligase, which produces MSKTVLNKAKWDALLAKVSDGLMVQTDSREVREGDVFVAISGPLSDGADFVPQALEKGAAYIVCEKEIETGSAELIPHPSPREALGELAMTYFKTADSKIKLVGITGTNGKTTTTYLIEQLLSSAGMKVGVLGTVSYRWPGYEQEAPLTTPGCWQLHEMLAKMAAANVDVAVMEVSSHALHQNRVCGLKFDAAVITNVTQDHLDYHGDMEEYFKAKCMLFQHYPSALKRGIINFDDPFGRRLLECYSPAIGYGMNASCATGCKSLCGEMVSCTGDGMRLKMTCDGEQWEIETDLIGKFNGSNLLAAQAIGLHMGLTPAQMDVFKDFDGVPGRLERVRNDQGLNIFVDYAHTPDALDNVLRSLKDLDFKKVITVFGCGGDRDRSKRPLMAEAACRYSDVAVLTSDNPRTEDPMKIIEDARPGLKGCDHVIEEVDRAEAIRKAVAEMTKDDVLLIAGKGHETYQIIGTEKRDFSDSEEVLKAIKEIYG; this is translated from the coding sequence ATGTCGAAAACAGTACTGAATAAAGCAAAATGGGACGCACTTCTCGCCAAGGTCAGCGATGGGTTGATGGTCCAGACAGATTCACGGGAAGTCCGCGAAGGTGATGTATTTGTCGCCATTTCCGGTCCTCTTAGTGACGGTGCTGATTTCGTGCCTCAGGCACTTGAGAAAGGTGCCGCTTACATCGTTTGCGAAAAAGAGATTGAAACCGGTTCTGCTGAGCTGATCCCCCACCCATCCCCCCGTGAAGCTCTGGGCGAACTGGCTATGACCTATTTCAAGACCGCAGACAGCAAGATCAAGCTGGTGGGCATAACCGGAACAAACGGTAAAACCACCACCACTTACCTGATCGAACAACTGCTTTCTTCCGCCGGAATGAAGGTGGGCGTGCTCGGTACAGTCAGCTACCGCTGGCCCGGCTATGAACAGGAAGCACCGTTGACCACACCCGGGTGCTGGCAGCTGCACGAAATGCTCGCCAAAATGGCTGCTGCAAATGTTGATGTAGCAGTTATGGAAGTATCCTCCCATGCCCTGCACCAGAACCGTGTTTGCGGCCTTAAATTTGACGCTGCTGTAATCACCAACGTCACTCAGGACCACCTCGATTACCACGGAGACATGGAAGAATACTTCAAGGCCAAATGCATGCTCTTCCAGCATTACCCCAGCGCACTTAAACGAGGGATCATCAACTTTGATGATCCCTTCGGCAGACGTCTGCTGGAATGCTACTCCCCGGCCATCGGTTACGGCATGAACGCTTCCTGCGCCACGGGCTGCAAATCCCTGTGTGGTGAGATGGTTTCCTGCACCGGAGACGGCATGCGCCTCAAAATGACCTGCGACGGCGAACAGTGGGAAATCGAAACAGACCTTATCGGTAAGTTCAACGGTTCCAACCTTCTCGCAGCTCAGGCCATCGGTCTGCACATGGGACTTACTCCCGCGCAGATGGATGTTTTCAAGGATTTTGACGGTGTTCCCGGCAGGCTCGAACGGGTCCGCAATGATCAGGGACTCAATATTTTCGTGGACTACGCCCACACCCCGGATGCGCTGGACAACGTCCTGCGTTCTCTGAAAGACCTTGATTTCAAAAAGGTTATAACTGTGTTCGGCTGCGGCGGAGACCGCGACCGTTCCAAACGTCCGCTGATGGCTGAAGCAGCCTGCCGCTATTCCGATGTGGCTGTGCTGACCTCGGACAACCCGCGCACCGAAGATCCCATGAAGATCATCGAAGATGCACGGCCCGGACTCAAAGGCTGTGACCACGTTATCGAAGAAGTTGACCGTGCCGAAGCTATTCGCAAGGCGGTTGCGGAAATGACCAAGGATGACGTGCTGCTCATCGCAGGCAAAGGACACGAAACTTACCAGATTATCGGTACGGAAAAGCGGGACTTCAGCGACAGCGAAGAAGTCCTAAAGGCAATTAAGGAGATATACGGTTGA
- the murF gene encoding UDP-N-acetylmuramoyl-tripeptide--D-alanyl-D-alanine ligase: protein MKLTLCELEEQLMGSSDLPSAADIQIAAVRIDSRLVKKGDVFFCIEGENFDGHNFVQQAFDAGAVAVVVSQFMPEFEGKPTIMVKDTVQALGRVAAYWRMKSNARMIAVTGSAGKTTVKEMLAHVLSGSGSVHKNFMNLNNQLGLPLSMLEATGEETYWVMELGISLPHDMSELGPIAQPDMAIVHNIGPAHLEGLGSLENVADQKSSLFKYIRPEGVALCCKDHELLWNAANKISKPVPFSSQDENAEYYSTLLHTLPDGSGRFLIKAGDETAEVILPTCGSHFAENAAAVTCAAHQLGIELTEIAERLATVELPKQRFHCHTHGKWTLIDDSYNANPLSMSRAIETAKRIADDRPLVLVLGDMLELGEEAGCAHCDLGSKIAETRPEATFYHGKHYSEVASQTNGSTLVPVKQPIEFLNGIHELGLSDAVVLFKGSRSCHMEDYFYALNNDINGENEGDKA, encoded by the coding sequence TTGAAGCTGACCTTATGTGAACTCGAAGAACAGCTCATGGGGAGCAGCGATCTACCCTCTGCGGCAGACATCCAAATCGCAGCCGTGCGCATTGACAGCAGGCTTGTGAAAAAAGGTGATGTCTTCTTCTGCATTGAAGGGGAAAATTTCGACGGCCACAACTTTGTCCAGCAGGCTTTTGATGCCGGGGCAGTTGCGGTTGTGGTTTCCCAGTTCATGCCTGAATTTGAGGGCAAACCGACTATCATGGTCAAAGACACCGTACAGGCTCTTGGCCGTGTTGCCGCATACTGGCGTATGAAATCCAATGCCCGCATGATTGCCGTTACCGGTTCAGCCGGAAAGACCACGGTCAAGGAAATGCTTGCCCATGTGCTTTCAGGTTCCGGCTCCGTACATAAAAATTTCATGAATCTGAACAACCAGCTCGGATTGCCCCTGTCCATGCTCGAAGCAACAGGCGAAGAGACATACTGGGTCATGGAACTGGGCATCAGTCTGCCCCATGATATGAGCGAGCTTGGCCCTATTGCCCAGCCCGACATGGCAATTGTTCACAACATCGGGCCCGCACACCTTGAAGGTCTCGGATCGCTGGAAAACGTGGCTGATCAGAAATCCTCACTTTTTAAATACATCCGTCCCGAAGGCGTAGCACTGTGCTGCAAGGATCACGAACTGCTCTGGAATGCAGCGAATAAAATATCCAAGCCTGTTCCTTTTTCCTCACAGGATGAGAACGCAGAATACTACAGCACCCTGCTGCACACCCTGCCTGACGGTTCCGGAAGGTTTCTGATCAAGGCCGGAGATGAAACAGCTGAAGTTATTCTGCCCACCTGCGGTTCCCATTTTGCGGAAAACGCAGCAGCAGTAACCTGCGCCGCACATCAGCTGGGCATAGAATTGACCGAGATTGCGGAAAGACTGGCAACCGTAGAGCTGCCCAAGCAGCGCTTCCACTGCCACACCCACGGTAAATGGACACTTATCGATGATTCATACAATGCCAACCCGCTGTCCATGAGCCGGGCCATCGAGACTGCCAAACGCATTGCCGATGACAGACCACTGGTTTTGGTACTCGGAGACATGCTTGAACTTGGCGAAGAAGCCGGATGTGCTCATTGCGACCTCGGCAGCAAGATTGCCGAAACCAGACCGGAAGCAACTTTTTATCACGGGAAGCACTACTCAGAGGTAGCCTCCCAGACAAACGGCTCCACCCTGGTTCCGGTAAAACAGCCTATCGAATTTTTGAATGGAATACATGAACTTGGTCTCAGTGATGCGGTGGTCCTCTTTAAAGGGTCGAGGTCCTGCCACATGGAAGATTACTTCTACGCACTGAACAACGACATTAACGGGGAGAACGAAGGAGACAAAGCATGA